In Achromobacter xylosoxidans A8, a single window of DNA contains:
- a CDS encoding glycoside hydrolase family 31 protein, whose protein sequence is MPPKFDFAHTTQLDNVELLTSRPSRIDFDAGDGLHLVVEAHAPGVFRLRCGEANHLNDDKPGARARAVAEMLLARQEAVGEAVIAPRDDGEGWRITQGDVSLEILSNPVRVAIYRNDERVFESEVSAHTPAFGHNALDQADDAVWTAGFTLQSDERVYGLGETPGDLNRREESVVSDDPEHRALPLAWSPRGWGVYVNTMRRVEHSVGVAPADSAYVLTVDDVVLDVFLFAGEPGEILNQYTALTGRAGQPSLWAMGAWLQQAPGEMPTDTVALVARMRENQIPVDAVTLAQPAAWGFQSDKTVFEWDAQRFPDAKQMLALFHKHHVHVAASGFPGVLKTSPLFEELEDRGWLLAKDDGSAQVFDGNAATSGQPYGLLDLTYRDIYNLWVERHRQLVEDGLDAPACDAQIAIPDGVTARNGETGPALRSMYPLLVRRALFDAVAGLKVPPEGVVPSSDLFPAAQRLPWQVGPQAENTWEGLRHTLRTALSIGASGLPVQVHGIGSAARDRASMTPELYLRWLTAGVFSSNFAFQGVDGLMPWDFGEETLAHAKTWMQWRYRLVPYVLGAIEDSARTGLPVQRSMAMSFPNDPVSHDWDLQYLLGPALLVAPITEPGKQVRVYLPKGEAWWDLNTGHRYEGGTTWTIDCELGQFPVFGREGHMLCLGPAAQHTGEFNSARILDEVWMFGMPVHNPVVMRNKIRVMQMQGSSYIKGLEGLRISPSEGLEVKRRGAEVRISRAR, encoded by the coding sequence GTGCCGCCCAAGTTCGACTTTGCCCATACTACCCAGCTCGACAATGTCGAGCTGTTGACGTCCCGCCCCAGTCGCATCGATTTCGACGCGGGCGATGGGTTGCACCTGGTAGTCGAGGCGCATGCGCCTGGTGTTTTTCGCCTGCGCTGCGGCGAGGCGAATCACCTTAATGATGACAAGCCCGGCGCGCGTGCTCGCGCCGTGGCGGAAATGCTGCTCGCGCGCCAAGAGGCCGTGGGCGAAGCCGTTATCGCTCCGCGCGACGACGGGGAAGGCTGGCGGATCACCCAGGGCGACGTCTCCCTGGAAATCCTGTCCAACCCCGTGCGGGTCGCGATCTACCGCAACGACGAGCGGGTGTTCGAGTCCGAGGTCTCCGCGCATACGCCCGCATTCGGGCACAACGCGCTGGATCAGGCCGACGACGCCGTCTGGACGGCGGGCTTTACGCTGCAGTCCGATGAGCGCGTGTACGGACTGGGCGAAACTCCGGGCGACCTGAACCGCCGCGAAGAATCCGTGGTTTCCGACGATCCCGAGCACCGCGCCTTGCCTTTGGCATGGAGTCCGCGCGGCTGGGGCGTCTACGTCAACACGATGCGCCGCGTGGAGCATTCGGTGGGCGTGGCGCCCGCGGATTCCGCCTACGTGCTGACCGTGGACGACGTCGTGCTGGACGTGTTCCTGTTCGCTGGCGAACCCGGTGAAATCCTCAATCAGTACACCGCCCTGACCGGCCGCGCCGGCCAACCCTCGCTGTGGGCGATGGGAGCATGGCTGCAGCAGGCCCCGGGCGAGATGCCCACGGATACCGTGGCCCTGGTAGCCCGCATGCGCGAAAACCAGATTCCGGTTGATGCCGTGACGCTGGCGCAGCCGGCGGCCTGGGGCTTCCAGTCGGACAAGACGGTTTTCGAATGGGATGCCCAGCGCTTCCCCGACGCCAAGCAGATGCTGGCGCTGTTCCACAAGCACCATGTGCATGTCGCCGCTTCCGGCTTCCCCGGCGTGCTGAAGACCAGCCCGCTGTTCGAAGAACTCGAAGACCGTGGCTGGCTGCTGGCCAAGGACGATGGTTCGGCGCAGGTGTTCGACGGCAACGCCGCTACCTCGGGACAGCCCTATGGCCTGCTGGACCTGACCTACCGCGACATCTACAACCTGTGGGTGGAGCGCCATCGCCAACTGGTCGAAGACGGCCTGGACGCGCCCGCGTGCGACGCCCAGATCGCCATCCCTGACGGCGTCACCGCCCGCAACGGCGAAACCGGCCCCGCGCTGCGCAGCATGTATCCGCTGCTGGTGCGCCGCGCGCTGTTCGACGCGGTCGCCGGCCTGAAGGTCCCGCCGGAAGGGGTGGTGCCCAGCTCCGACCTGTTCCCCGCTGCCCAGCGTCTGCCGTGGCAGGTTGGGCCGCAGGCTGAAAACACCTGGGAAGGGCTGCGCCACACCCTGCGCACCGCCTTGTCGATCGGCGCCAGCGGCTTGCCCGTCCAGGTGCACGGCATCGGCTCGGCCGCGCGCGACCGCGCCAGCATGACGCCGGAACTGTATCTGCGTTGGCTGACCGCCGGCGTGTTCTCGTCGAACTTCGCCTTCCAGGGCGTGGACGGCCTGATGCCCTGGGACTTCGGCGAAGAAACCCTGGCGCACGCCAAGACCTGGATGCAGTGGCGCTATCGCCTGGTGCCTTATGTGCTGGGCGCCATCGAGGACTCGGCGCGCACCGGCCTGCCGGTGCAGCGGTCCATGGCCATGTCGTTCCCGAACGATCCCGTCTCGCATGATTGGGACTTGCAGTACCTGCTGGGCCCGGCCCTGCTGGTAGCGCCCATCACGGAACCGGGTAAGCAAGTGCGCGTCTACCTGCCCAAGGGCGAAGCCTGGTGGGACCTGAATACGGGGCACCGCTATGAAGGCGGCACCACCTGGACCATCGATTGCGAATTGGGCCAGTTCCCCGTGTTCGGCCGCGAAGGGCACATGCTCTGTCTGGGGCCGGCGGCGCAGCATACGGGCGAGTTCAACTCGGCCCGCATCCTGGACGAGGTCTGGATGTTCGGCATGCCGGTGCACAACCCGGTTGTCATGCGCAACAAGATCCGCGTGATGCAGATGCAGGGCTCCAGCTACATCAAGGGGCTGGAAGGCCTGCGCATTTCTCCGTCCGAGGGCCTGGAGGTCAAGCGCCGCGGCGCGGAAGTCCGCATCTCGCGCGCACGCTGA
- a CDS encoding methionine ABC transporter ATP-binding protein — MIQIENLSKTYATPHGEFQALRGINLHIQQGEVFGIIGPSGAGKSTLVQCINLLERPNEGSIAIGGQSLTGLNEAQLRQQRRRIGMVFQGFNLLSRRTVYGNVALPLEIAGVAKAEIPARVERLLALVGLEHLRDRYPSQISGGQKQRVGIARALANNPDVLLSDEATSALDPETTHNILALLRDINRKTGVTVVMITHQMEVVREVCDRVAVLSQGEVVEMGSTREVFAQPRHEVTRAMVSAATASDLTDATLAAVKERIQALVAAKPGQAVRLLRLSLTGTDASGSFLSDLYKQFSLDVGLIQARVEDIQGVAVGTMFVLAQGAPASVKDAIAALAARDITVEEIAHESATDRPAYYVAA, encoded by the coding sequence ATGATTCAGATCGAGAACCTATCCAAGACCTACGCCACGCCGCACGGAGAATTCCAGGCGCTGCGCGGCATCAACCTGCACATCCAGCAGGGCGAGGTCTTCGGCATCATCGGCCCCAGCGGGGCCGGCAAAAGCACGCTGGTCCAGTGCATCAACCTGCTGGAGCGGCCCAATGAAGGCTCGATCGCGATCGGCGGCCAGTCCCTGACCGGCCTGAACGAGGCGCAGCTGCGGCAGCAGCGCCGCCGCATCGGCATGGTGTTCCAGGGCTTCAACCTGCTGTCGCGCCGCACGGTGTACGGCAACGTTGCGCTGCCGCTGGAAATCGCCGGCGTGGCCAAGGCCGAGATTCCTGCCCGCGTCGAGCGCCTGCTGGCGCTGGTGGGCCTGGAGCATCTGCGCGACCGCTATCCCAGCCAGATCAGCGGCGGCCAGAAGCAGCGCGTCGGCATTGCCCGCGCCCTGGCCAACAATCCTGACGTGCTGCTCAGCGACGAAGCCACGTCCGCGCTGGACCCGGAAACCACGCACAACATCCTGGCCTTGCTGCGCGATATCAACCGCAAGACCGGCGTGACCGTGGTCATGATCACGCACCAGATGGAAGTCGTGCGCGAGGTCTGCGACCGCGTGGCCGTGCTGTCGCAGGGCGAAGTGGTCGAAATGGGCAGCACGCGCGAAGTGTTCGCGCAGCCGCGCCACGAAGTGACTCGCGCCATGGTGTCGGCCGCCACCGCGTCCGACCTGACCGACGCCACGCTGGCGGCGGTCAAGGAACGCATCCAGGCGCTCGTGGCGGCCAAGCCGGGCCAGGCGGTGCGCCTGCTGCGCCTGTCGTTGACCGGCACCGACGCGTCGGGGTCCTTCCTGTCCGACCTGTACAAGCAGTTCTCCCTGGACGTGGGCCTGATCCAGGCGCGCGTCGAAGACATCCAGGGCGTGGCTGTCGGCACGATGTTCGTGCTGGCCCAAGGCGCGCCCGCTTCGGTCAAGGACGCGATTGCCGCGCTGGCCGCCCGTGACATTACCGTTGAAGAAATAGCTCATGAGTCCGCAACTGATCGACCTGCTTATTACGTCGCTGCTTGA
- a CDS encoding methionine ABC transporter permease, translating into MSPQLIDLLITSLLDTLLMVGVASAIAVVVGIPLGVILTVTARGNMLENQSVNHVLGAVINATRSVPFVILMVAIIPFTRLVAQTSIGTTAAIVPLSVAAIPFMARIAENAMREVDPGLITAARAMGASPMQIIMKVLLPESLPGLIAATVVTVVSLIGYSAMAGAIGGGGLGDLAIRYGYQRFQSDVMAAVVIVLIVLVQVIQSLGDRYVRRISHR; encoded by the coding sequence ATGAGTCCGCAACTGATCGACCTGCTTATTACGTCGCTGCTTGACACCCTGCTGATGGTGGGCGTGGCCAGCGCCATCGCGGTGGTGGTCGGCATTCCGCTGGGCGTGATCCTGACGGTGACCGCCCGCGGCAACATGCTCGAGAACCAGTCCGTCAACCACGTGCTGGGGGCGGTGATCAATGCCACGCGTTCGGTGCCGTTCGTCATCTTGATGGTCGCGATCATTCCGTTCACGCGCCTGGTGGCCCAGACCTCCATCGGCACCACCGCCGCCATCGTGCCCCTGTCGGTCGCCGCGATTCCGTTCATGGCCCGTATCGCCGAAAACGCCATGCGCGAAGTCGACCCGGGCCTGATCACCGCCGCGCGCGCCATGGGCGCATCGCCGATGCAGATCATCATGAAGGTGTTGCTGCCCGAGTCCTTGCCTGGCCTCATCGCCGCCACCGTCGTTACCGTCGTCAGCCTGATCGGCTACTCGGCCATGGCCGGCGCCATCGGCGGCGGCGGCCTGGGCGACCTGGCCATCCGCTACGGCTACCAACGCTTCCAATCCGACGTGATGGCCGCCGTGGTCATCGTGCTGATCGTCCTGGTCCAGGTGATCCAGAGCCTGGGCGACCGCTACGTGCGCCGCATCTCGCATCGCTGA
- a CDS encoding MetQ/NlpA family ABC transporter substrate-binding protein codes for MSIKVLKSLAAFALGAAVFAQPALAQDKPLKIGVTAGPHAQIFDVVKQEAAKQGLNIQVIEFTDYVQPNVALSAGDLDANSYQHQPYLDNANADRGYKLVSIAKTVIFPIGIYSKKIKSLSELKEGARIALPNDPTNGGRALLLLQANGLIKLRPDVGLKATPIDVVENPKKLRFIELDAAQLPRSLDDTDASAVNTNFALEAGLNPAKDAIAQESPDSPYANVLVVREKDKDRPEFAKLISIYHSPAVKQFIETKYKGAVVAAW; via the coding sequence ATGAGCATCAAGGTTTTGAAGTCGCTGGCCGCGTTCGCACTCGGCGCCGCCGTTTTCGCCCAGCCCGCGCTGGCCCAGGACAAGCCGCTGAAGATCGGCGTGACCGCCGGCCCGCACGCCCAGATCTTTGATGTGGTGAAGCAGGAAGCCGCCAAGCAGGGCCTGAACATCCAGGTCATCGAATTCACCGATTACGTGCAGCCCAACGTCGCGCTGTCCGCGGGCGACCTCGACGCCAACAGCTACCAGCATCAGCCTTACCTGGACAATGCCAATGCGGACCGCGGCTACAAGCTGGTCAGCATCGCCAAGACGGTCATCTTCCCCATCGGCATCTACAGCAAGAAGATCAAGTCGCTGTCCGAGCTGAAGGAAGGCGCGCGCATCGCGCTGCCGAACGACCCGACCAACGGCGGCCGCGCCCTGTTGCTGCTGCAGGCCAATGGCTTGATCAAGCTGCGTCCCGACGTGGGCCTGAAGGCGACCCCGATCGACGTGGTCGAGAACCCCAAGAAGCTGCGTTTCATCGAACTGGACGCTGCTCAGCTGCCGCGCTCGCTGGACGACACCGATGCGTCCGCCGTGAACACCAACTTCGCGCTGGAAGCGGGTCTCAACCCCGCCAAGGATGCCATCGCCCAGGAATCGCCCGACTCGCCTTACGCCAACGTACTGGTCGTGCGTGAAAAGGACAAGGACCGTCCCGAGTTCGCCAAGCTGATCAGCATCTACCACAGCCCGGCCGTGAAGCAGTTCATCGAGACCAAGTACAAGGGCGCCGTGGTGGCCGCCTGGTAA
- a CDS encoding methyl-accepting chemotaxis protein yields the protein MLSHSGANAPHASVLGLSQDRKKYSVEKNFCLFLRAAHPYSPDGVSRIQKFHFESERAMKPSNLKMRTRLAMGFAMIMVALLVSGVLGTFGIRALEQDVYQITAINNEQRRLAIDMRYQVQEQAIAIRNILVLTDPKVLQAEVLRANEAEKLYNESRNRLGGMFSSRSNTTSEESRLFAAAGAAQQDMRSLFVRVQEEGMNGDRQAAQHLLEDELRPKQRVLQETLSTLAALETQINDARAADTRTLANQLQWAVGITVVVALLLGVAAACLTARSILRQLGGDPGDAQLLAVNIADGDLSSRLQLDPRYDHSLMHGLETMRSRLSRIVDAIKSSAASISTAAGQIAQGNADLSHRTEEQAASLEETAASIEQLTSTVRLNQDNAASGDELASEGARAAEKAGGVVSEMLAAMTEISTNSEKVGQIVSLIESIAFQTNILALNAAVEAARAGDQGRGFAVVAGEVRALAQRSATSAREIKDLIETSTSVVQAGRDLAVRAGQDMEDVVTSVMRMKTITGEIATASREQAIGIEQVNVAIAQLDSVTQQNAALVEESAAAALSMAEQARDLLQAVEVFKTASSVTSRPVPMAEPALIAFAAST from the coding sequence GTGCTTTCGCACAGCGGCGCGAACGCGCCGCACGCATCGGTCCTCGGTCTTTCACAAGATAGAAAAAAGTACTCGGTGGAAAAAAATTTCTGTCTTTTTCTGCGTGCAGCCCATCCGTATAGTCCGGACGGAGTAAGCCGAATACAGAAATTCCATTTTGAAAGCGAAAGAGCAATGAAACCGTCAAACCTGAAGATGCGTACCCGCCTCGCCATGGGCTTTGCAATGATCATGGTGGCGCTGTTGGTGTCTGGCGTGCTGGGCACGTTCGGCATCCGGGCGTTGGAGCAGGATGTCTACCAGATCACCGCCATCAACAATGAACAGCGGCGCCTGGCCATCGATATGCGCTACCAGGTCCAGGAACAGGCCATCGCGATCCGCAACATCCTGGTCCTCACAGATCCGAAAGTGCTGCAGGCCGAAGTGCTGCGGGCGAATGAAGCCGAGAAGCTCTACAACGAATCGCGAAATCGGCTGGGCGGCATGTTCTCGAGCCGCTCCAATACCACCAGCGAGGAATCACGTCTGTTCGCCGCCGCTGGGGCCGCACAACAAGACATGCGCTCGCTGTTCGTTCGCGTGCAGGAAGAAGGCATGAACGGTGACCGGCAGGCCGCGCAGCACCTATTGGAGGATGAATTGCGGCCCAAGCAGCGCGTGCTCCAAGAGACACTGTCCACGCTCGCCGCGCTCGAGACGCAGATCAATGACGCGCGTGCGGCGGATACCCGGACCCTCGCGAACCAATTGCAGTGGGCGGTGGGAATAACCGTCGTGGTCGCGCTGTTGCTTGGCGTGGCTGCTGCCTGTCTCACGGCGCGCAGCATCCTGCGCCAATTGGGTGGCGATCCTGGCGATGCGCAGCTTCTGGCGGTGAACATCGCCGATGGCGATCTGAGCAGCCGGCTGCAGCTCGATCCCCGCTATGACCACAGCCTGATGCACGGGCTGGAAACCATGCGATCGCGCCTGTCCAGAATCGTCGATGCGATCAAATCTTCCGCCGCGTCCATCTCGACGGCGGCAGGTCAGATTGCCCAAGGCAATGCCGACCTGTCGCACCGCACTGAAGAGCAGGCAGCGTCGTTGGAAGAGACCGCGGCCAGCATCGAACAGCTGACGTCCACCGTGCGGCTGAATCAGGACAATGCGGCCAGCGGCGATGAACTGGCCTCCGAAGGCGCCAGGGCTGCGGAGAAAGCGGGCGGGGTCGTATCCGAAATGCTGGCGGCCATGACAGAGATCTCCACCAATTCCGAAAAGGTCGGGCAGATCGTGTCGCTGATCGAGAGCATCGCCTTTCAGACGAACATACTTGCGCTGAACGCGGCAGTGGAAGCCGCAAGAGCCGGGGACCAGGGTCGGGGCTTCGCCGTGGTGGCCGGCGAAGTCCGCGCGCTGGCCCAGCGCAGCGCCACCTCCGCCAGGGAAATCAAGGATCTGATCGAGACCTCGACTTCCGTGGTCCAGGCGGGCCGGGACCTCGCCGTACGGGCAGGCCAAGACATGGAGGACGTCGTCACGTCGGTCATGCGCATGAAGACAATAACCGGAGAGATCGCGACAGCCTCGCGCGAACAGGCCATCGGCATTGAACAGGTCAACGTGGCCATCGCCCAGCTGGATTCCGTGACGCAGCAGAATGCGGCCTTGGTCGAGGAATCCGCGGCGGCGGCGCTTTCCATGGCTGAACAGGCGCGGGATCTGCTGCAGGCGGTCGAAGTGTTCAAGACCGCATCGTCCGTCACCTCGCGGCCTGTACCGATGGCCGAGCCCGCGCTTATCGCGTTCGCGGCGTCGACGTAG
- a CDS encoding sensor domain-containing diguanylate cyclase has translation MKSLNRYTVAYVIGVLIPVSALIGIQLTHSWHAHTAARDARSSLCVVQGTLDAMAAVLMERGSMNAALIEGQPVSEARQQELQLARSASDGRIAELLALHQTRNCDGCRDAQGTIQHIARTLVQHRALADRLIARRRTLISAEELNDVVVIMAGLIPALEETALDNSAVVIRHEVESPGLMTIALLAAGLREQAGLLGSAFMPAQVQRRPLSDEETQRIEQQLGRVAQLRALLEVQLSTHADLETRAYPRVQYEYFGAGLEYIAALRHAPPALAHSPPHEAGMQERYVPLMQSILDFRDEVLNVLQKLLERQRVNALTELVTTTTVAIVLLLAATWGFTKFRWRLIRPFVVATEIINSLNDNAPAPISAAGYRKEVRGLFDAIQTLKDNAIAKSRTEHERERLIADLAALAETDFLTGLLNRRAFHARAEALCASLDEPGQMLTLIVFDIDHFKRINDSYGHAGGDNVLVAVAQACHQTWRRSDIVARIGGEEFAVLCTVRSTAQASAMAQSMRRRVERLSVPLDGKTIESITSSFGVVCAPADEIHDIDALLKQADELLYRAKASGRNCVITQSEDA, from the coding sequence TTGAAATCCCTGAATCGCTACACGGTGGCATATGTCATCGGCGTTCTGATCCCGGTCAGTGCGCTGATCGGCATCCAACTGACCCATAGCTGGCACGCCCATACGGCGGCGCGCGATGCCAGGTCGAGCCTGTGCGTCGTCCAGGGCACGCTGGACGCGATGGCTGCCGTCCTGATGGAGCGCGGGTCGATGAATGCCGCACTGATAGAAGGCCAGCCCGTATCCGAGGCCAGGCAGCAGGAGTTGCAGCTCGCGCGCAGCGCCAGCGACGGCAGAATCGCCGAGCTGCTGGCGCTGCACCAGACTCGCAACTGCGACGGCTGCAGGGACGCGCAAGGCACCATCCAGCATATCGCGCGAACCCTGGTCCAACACCGCGCCCTGGCAGATCGGCTCATTGCCAGGCGACGTACGCTGATCAGTGCCGAGGAGCTCAACGACGTGGTGGTGATCATGGCCGGGCTCATTCCCGCGCTTGAGGAAACCGCGCTCGACAACTCCGCCGTTGTGATCCGCCATGAAGTAGAAAGCCCCGGCCTCATGACCATTGCCTTGCTGGCGGCGGGCCTGCGCGAGCAGGCCGGCCTGCTTGGTTCCGCCTTCATGCCTGCACAGGTTCAGCGCCGCCCTTTAAGCGACGAGGAAACGCAGCGTATCGAGCAACAACTGGGCCGCGTCGCCCAATTGCGCGCGCTGCTCGAAGTACAGCTTTCCACCCATGCGGACCTTGAAACCCGAGCGTATCCGCGGGTTCAATACGAGTACTTTGGCGCGGGCCTGGAGTACATCGCAGCGCTGCGCCACGCGCCACCTGCACTAGCCCACTCGCCGCCTCACGAGGCTGGCATGCAGGAACGTTACGTTCCCCTGATGCAATCCATTCTCGACTTCCGCGATGAAGTGCTGAACGTATTGCAAAAGCTGCTGGAACGCCAACGCGTCAATGCGCTGACGGAACTGGTCACCACCACGACGGTCGCGATCGTGCTGCTGCTGGCCGCCACCTGGGGATTCACCAAGTTCCGCTGGCGTCTGATACGCCCATTCGTCGTGGCCACCGAGATCATCAACTCACTCAACGACAACGCCCCCGCGCCGATCTCTGCCGCCGGCTATCGCAAGGAGGTCCGCGGTCTGTTCGATGCCATACAGACATTGAAGGACAACGCCATCGCCAAGTCCCGCACGGAACATGAGCGCGAGCGGCTCATCGCCGACCTGGCCGCGTTGGCGGAGACAGACTTCCTCACGGGATTGCTCAACCGGCGCGCGTTTCATGCGCGCGCCGAAGCCTTGTGCGCCAGCCTGGATGAGCCAGGGCAGATGCTGACGCTGATCGTCTTCGACATCGACCATTTCAAGCGGATCAACGATTCCTACGGCCACGCCGGCGGCGACAACGTGCTGGTGGCCGTGGCGCAAGCATGCCACCAGACATGGCGCCGCTCGGACATCGTGGCGCGCATCGGCGGTGAGGAATTCGCCGTGCTGTGCACGGTCCGCAGCACCGCGCAGGCCAGCGCAATGGCGCAGAGCATGCGCCGCCGCGTCGAGCGTCTGTCGGTACCGCTGGACGGCAAGACCATAGAGTCCATCACCAGCAGTTTTGGCGTGGTCTGCGCGCCGGCGGATGAAATCCACGATATCGATGCCCTGCTGAAGCAAGCAGACGAGCTGCTCTATCGCGCCAAGGCCTCTGGCCGCAACTGCGTCATTACGCAATCCGAAGACGCTTGA
- a CDS encoding transposase gives MDRSGFTEEQIRHALRQATLGTPISDICTRMGVSEATFHAWKVHYDGLASYELKLLNKLENECNRLERLIAILALNKVILQDTLGAKE, from the coding sequence ATGGACCGGTCGGGCTTTACGGAAGAACAGATCAGGCACGCGTTGAGGCAGGCAACGCTAGGCACGCCGATATCCGATATCTGCACGCGCATGGGCGTGAGCGAAGCCACTTTCCACGCATGGAAAGTGCACTACGACGGGCTGGCGTCCTACGAACTGAAACTGTTGAACAAACTCGAGAACGAGTGCAATCGCCTAGAGCGCTTGATCGCCATCCTGGCGCTCAACAAGGTCATACTGCAAGACACGCTCGGGGCAAAGGAATAA
- a CDS encoding M14 family metallopeptidase has protein sequence MRTSASYFSRSYAQARERFALAARPLADSFHSYGIDHAGREGEALATDVAYIGDPDADRILIMTSAVLGVEGFCGSGCQLALLDDSVMLSRAREAGVALLLVHAVNPYGYSWIARTDECNIDLNRNGLPFDGRPLPANPEYARIHDLLLPEEWPPTPSNQQQIAQFIAEHGQSAFAQAVSRGQYTHADGLFYGGDRPAASLLNLRRILHEHARTRTHIGWIDVHTGWGPRGHGEKLYAGRHDDAEVSRARQWWGSDITVPYQGNSVSVDISGQLADLIYQACPLSLPTSMAIVFGAVRFDAMVHALCGRNWLHAHPEASQELRRTILQTTLEAFYCNEENWHGMVLGQTRVAVLQALRGLQAA, from the coding sequence ATGCGAACCAGCGCCAGCTACTTCTCCCGCAGCTACGCCCAGGCGCGCGAGCGCTTTGCGCTGGCAGCCAGGCCGCTTGCCGATTCGTTCCATTCCTACGGCATCGACCACGCCGGTAGGGAAGGCGAAGCGCTGGCCACGGATGTCGCCTACATCGGCGATCCCGATGCCGACCGTATCCTCATCATGACTTCCGCGGTATTGGGAGTGGAAGGTTTCTGCGGTTCGGGCTGCCAACTGGCGTTACTGGACGATAGCGTCATGCTGAGCCGGGCACGCGAGGCTGGCGTGGCCTTGCTGCTAGTGCACGCGGTCAATCCTTACGGTTATTCGTGGATCGCGCGCACCGACGAATGCAATATAGACCTGAACCGCAATGGACTGCCCTTCGATGGGCGGCCGCTGCCCGCGAACCCTGAGTATGCGCGGATACACGACCTGCTGCTGCCTGAGGAATGGCCTCCCACGCCATCAAACCAGCAACAGATCGCTCAATTCATCGCCGAGCACGGGCAGTCCGCCTTCGCGCAGGCTGTCTCGCGCGGCCAGTATACGCACGCCGACGGCCTGTTCTACGGAGGCGACCGCCCCGCGGCATCGCTATTGAACCTGCGCCGCATCCTGCACGAGCATGCGCGCACACGCACCCATATCGGCTGGATCGACGTGCATACCGGTTGGGGGCCTCGCGGCCATGGCGAAAAGCTCTATGCCGGCCGCCACGACGATGCCGAGGTATCCCGCGCGCGCCAATGGTGGGGCAGCGACATTACCGTCCCCTACCAGGGCAACTCGGTGTCAGTCGATATCTCCGGCCAGCTCGCCGATCTGATCTATCAAGCCTGCCCGTTGTCCTTGCCGACCTCGATGGCCATCGTGTTCGGGGCGGTACGCTTCGACGCGATGGTGCATGCGCTATGCGGCCGGAACTGGCTGCACGCGCATCCCGAGGCCTCCCAGGAGTTACGAAGAACCATCCTGCAAACCACACTGGAAGCGTTTTATTGCAACGAGGAAAACTGGCACGGCATGGTGCTGGGGCAGACCCGGGTGGCGGTTCTGCAGGCGCTGCGCGGCTTGCAGGCGGCTTGA
- a CDS encoding M14 family metallopeptidase, producing MQHGSSYFSRSYEEARHRFVLAAKPLATQFQSYVIEPAGRHGEALATDVALIGPTDAERLLIMTSATHGVEGFCGSGCQLALLDDAAMLERARRAGVAVLLVHAINPYGFSWLARTNEDNVDLNRNDQSFDGRPLPQNPGYAGIHDLLLPAEWPATAANASRIDAYIAEHGRSAFAQVVTRGQYTHADGLFYGGTHLTASLLNLRHILQQHGSRSKHIGWIDVHTGLGPRGHGEKIYAGRRDAAAVARARQWWGSDIAVPYEGSSASADITGQLAGLIYQTCPDAQHTPMALEFGTLPFEDMIEALRGRNWLLAHPGADDAKRDAILNATLEAFYCNAADWHGMILGQSRVAVLQALSGLQEA from the coding sequence ATGCAGCACGGTTCCAGCTACTTTTCCCGCAGCTACGAAGAAGCGCGCCATCGCTTCGTGCTGGCGGCCAAACCCCTGGCCACACAGTTTCAATCCTATGTCATCGAACCCGCCGGCCGCCACGGCGAAGCCCTGGCGACCGACGTCGCGCTGATCGGCCCGACCGACGCTGAACGGCTGCTGATAATGACCTCCGCCACACATGGCGTGGAGGGCTTCTGCGGCTCGGGCTGTCAACTCGCCCTGCTGGACGATGCCGCCATGCTGGAGCGCGCCCGCAGAGCCGGCGTGGCCGTGCTGCTCGTGCACGCCATCAACCCGTATGGGTTTTCCTGGCTGGCGCGCACGAACGAAGACAATGTCGACCTGAACCGCAACGACCAGTCCTTCGACGGACGCCCCCTGCCCCAGAACCCCGGATACGCGGGGATACATGACCTGCTGCTGCCTGCGGAATGGCCAGCCACGGCTGCGAACGCCTCGCGGATCGATGCCTATATCGCCGAGCATGGCCGGTCGGCGTTCGCGCAGGTCGTGACCCGCGGGCAGTACACGCATGCCGACGGCCTGTTCTACGGCGGCACGCACCTTACGGCATCGCTGCTGAACCTGCGCCATATCCTTCAGCAGCACGGCAGCCGTAGCAAGCATATCGGCTGGATCGATGTGCATACAGGCTTGGGGCCGCGCGGGCACGGCGAAAAAATATACGCGGGGCGCCGCGACGCCGCCGCTGTCGCACGCGCGCGCCAATGGTGGGGCAGCGATATCGCGGTTCCCTACGAAGGCAGCTCCGCTTCCGCGGACATTACCGGCCAGTTGGCCGGCCTGATCTACCAGACCTGCCCCGACGCCCAGCACACGCCGATGGCACTGGAATTCGGCACTCTGCCTTTTGAAGACATGATCGAAGCGCTGCGCGGCCGCAACTGGCTGCTTGCGCATCCTGGGGCCGACGACGCCAAGCGCGACGCCATCCTGAACGCCACGCTGGAAGCGTTCTACTGCAACGCCGCCGATTGGCACGGCATGATCCTGGGCCAGAGTCGCGTCGCCGTGCTGCAGGCTCTCTCCGGTCTGCAGGAGGCTTGA